Proteins from one Candidatus Parcubacteria bacterium genomic window:
- a CDS encoding PocR ligand-binding domain-containing protein, which yields MPKDNISEEAQWFLRNLQKLQDDFAESIGAQIVTTDRDGNLVTEMSGAQRVCKMIMETAEGKKKCEEAYKMALSLVKTQKEPAFMDCYAGYASLWVPIKVGKEIVGSITGCGGKYERGESKEVLKEKFAKLAGELGVADREDFLKAAVDEIEPVTEKEVKTRAERLAKLVGILAEETALKEVFA from the coding sequence ATGCCAAAAGATAATATTTCAGAAGAAGCTCAATGGTTTTTAAGAAACCTTCAAAAACTGCAGGATGATTTTGCTGAAAGTATTGGCGCCCAGATTGTAACGACAGATAGAGATGGCAATTTAGTAACTGAAATGAGCGGCGCTCAAAGGGTTTGTAAAATGATTATGGAGACAGCAGAAGGAAAAAAGAAATGCGAGGAAGCTTATAAAATGGCTTTAAGTTTGGTAAAAACCCAAAAAGAACCTGCTTTTATGGACTGCTACGCTGGTTATGCTTCTTTATGGGTGCCAATTAAAGTTGGCAAAGAAATTGTCGGTTCCATTACTGGTTGCGGTGGGAAATATGAGAGAGGAGAAAGCAAGGAAGTTTTAAAGGAAAAATTTGCCAAGTTGGCAGGTGAATTGGGCGTGGCAGACAGAGAGGATTTTTTAAAGGCAGCAGTGGATGAAATCGAGCCGGTTACCGAGAAAGAAGTAAAAACAAGGGCAGAGCGGCTGGCAAAGTTAGTTGGAATTTTAGCTGAAGAGACTGCTCTTAAAGAGGTTTTTGCGTAA